The window CTTATTGTGCCAAGAAATATTACACCAAGTAATCGCAAACTGCCACCTGCAAAAACAAGCATTACCCCAAGCGTGAGTGCAAGGAGCACAACTTGCCCTAAGTCATTTTGCAACACGGCAATAAGCACGACTGCTATGATAAATAGCACGAGATAGGGGATAAATATTTTGATTTCATCTTTGATAGACAGACGCACATTGCTGACAAATTTGCGTGAAAAGCTCCACGCAAGAAAATAGACAAAGCCAATTTTAAAGAGTTCAGAGGGTGCAATAGAAATAAAAGGTAGTCTAATCCAGCGCTTTGCTCCACCTGCAGAGCTTACAAAACTTTGAGGAAGAAAGTGCATACCCACCATAAGCACGATAGAAATAATAAAGATTGTTACGCCTATGTGCTTAAAATGCGCATTGCAATCAAGGCGTGAGAGCAACCACATTAGCCCTATTCCGATTAAAGCAGCGATAAATTGACGCAATAAAAAATGAAAAGGTTCATAATTATAAAGACTTGTGATGTATGTTGCTAATGAGTAGGACATTACCACACCGATACAAATAAGGAGTGTAACTGCATAAAAAAGCTTAGAATCTGCCATAAAACTTACTCTTATCAAAATAAAATTGGATTTTAACAAAACATTGTGAAAATGTAAAATTGAAGAAATTGCATATCATTATGGTATTTAAAGCTTACAAATACCAAAAGGGAATATATGGACAAATACCTATGAGTGTGCTACAATCACAGCTTTATTTTATACATTACATTAAAGATGCTTTAAGATTCTATAAATTTAAGGTAGGCAATGAAAGATCCCAATGCGCCACAAGAATATATACGTAATTTTTCTATTATTGCTCATATTGACCACGGCAAATCCACGCTTGCAGATAGGCTTATCCAGGAATGTGGGGCAGTGAGTGAGCGTGAAATGACTGCGCAAATTATGGATACGATGGATATTGAAAAAGAGCGGGGCATTACTATTAAAGCACAATCTGTTCGTTTGAAATATCCATATAAAGGGCAAACTTACACACTCAATTTGATTGACACACCCGGACACGTGGATTTTAGCTATGAGGTTTCGCGTTCGCTTAGCTCGTGTGAGGGCGTACTTCTTGTAGTAGATGCTAGTCAAGGCGTAGAGGCTCAAACCATAGCGAATGTGTATATCGCTATGGAGAATAATCTTGAAATTTTGCCTGTGATCAACAAAATTGATTTACCTGCAGCTGACCCATTGCGCGTGGCAGAAGATATAGAATCTACAATTGGGCTTGATTGCACAGATGTCCTCCAAGTGAGCGCTAAGAGTGGTGAGGGCATCAAAAATCTTCTTGAACGCATTATAGAGTGTATTCCTGCTCCAAGTGGTGATGAAAATGCTCCCACAAAGGCACTTATTTATGATAGTTGGTTTGATAATTATTTGGGAGCATTAGCTTTGATACGGCTTGTAAATGGGGCTTTGCGTGTAGGGCAAGAAGTGCAAATAATGAGTAGTGGCAAGAAATATGAGGTGCTTGCGTTGTATTACCCTCACCCCGTGCAGAAGATTCCCGCACAAATCATTGGCTGTGGTGAGATAGGCATTATTTCTCTTGGATTGAAGTCTGTAACAGAAATGGCAGTGGGCGATACGATTACTGATTCTAAAAATCCCACAAGCACTCCTATTGAGGGATTTCGTCCTGCAAAACCATTTGTATTTGCCGGGATTTATCCTATTGAAACAGATAAATTTGAGGAATTGCGCGAAGCGCTCCATAAACTCAAACTCAATGATTCAGCCCTTAGCTTTGAGCCCGAGACAAGTGTAGCTTTGGGATTTGGATTTCGTGTGGGATTTTTAGGATTATTGCATATGGAAGTTGTTAAAGAACGATTAGAGAGGGAATTTTCGCTTAGTCTTATTGCTACTGCACCAACGGTGGTATATGAAGTCTATCTCACTGATGGCACAAAGGTGCTTGTGCAAAATCCGAGTGAGTTACCAGAAGTGCAAAAGATAGAATCTATTTATGAGCCTTATGTGAGGGCAAGTGTTATCACACCGAGCGAATATGTCGGCAATATTATTACATTACTTTCAAATCGGCGTGGAGTGCAAGAAAAAATGGAATACCTCAATCAATCACGCGTTATGCTGACATATGCGTTGCCGAGTAATGAAATTGTAATGGATTTTTATGATAAGCTTAAATCCTGCACAAAAGGCTATGCAAGCTTTGATTACGAGCCCATAGAGTATCGTCAAGGAGATTTGGTGCGACTTGACATACGTGTAGCAGGAGAGATAGTTGATGCACTTTCCAT of the Helicobacter sp. MIT 21-1697 genome contains:
- a CDS encoding FtsW/RodA/SpoVE family cell cycle protein, encoding MADSKLFYAVTLLICIGVVMSYSLATYITSLYNYEPFHFLLRQFIAALIGIGLMWLLSRLDCNAHFKHIGVTIFIISIVLMVGMHFLPQSFVSSAGGAKRWIRLPFISIAPSELFKIGFVYFLAWSFSRKFVSNVRLSIKDEIKIFIPYLVLFIIAVVLIAVLQNDLGQVVLLALTLGVMLVFAGGSLRLLGVIFLGTISTTFIAIITSPHRILRIKSWWASAQDSVLALLPYGWAENLRISGLPEPYQIYHATNAMASGGFFGSGLGEGFIKLGFLSDVHTDIILAGIAEELGFVGLFALVCLFGYILLRLFRIANRVQNKMYYLFCIGIGLLIGFSFIINAFGISGITPVKGIAVPFLSYGGSSLIANCLAIGLVLSISNDSPS
- the lepA gene encoding translation elongation factor 4, encoding MKDPNAPQEYIRNFSIIAHIDHGKSTLADRLIQECGAVSEREMTAQIMDTMDIEKERGITIKAQSVRLKYPYKGQTYTLNLIDTPGHVDFSYEVSRSLSSCEGVLLVVDASQGVEAQTIANVYIAMENNLEILPVINKIDLPAADPLRVAEDIESTIGLDCTDVLQVSAKSGEGIKNLLERIIECIPAPSGDENAPTKALIYDSWFDNYLGALALIRLVNGALRVGQEVQIMSSGKKYEVLALYYPHPVQKIPAQIIGCGEIGIISLGLKSVTEMAVGDTITDSKNPTSTPIEGFRPAKPFVFAGIYPIETDKFEELREALHKLKLNDSALSFEPETSVALGFGFRVGFLGLLHMEVVKERLEREFSLSLIATAPTVVYEVYLTDGTKVLVQNPSELPEVQKIESIYEPYVRASVITPSEYVGNIITLLSNRRGVQEKMEYLNQSRVMLTYALPSNEIVMDFYDKLKSCTKGYASFDYEPIEYRQGDLVRLDIRVAGEIVDALSIIVDKSKSYEKGRALVETMKEIVPRQLFEVAIQASVGNKVIARENIKSMGKNVTAKCYGGDITRKRKLLEKQKEGKKRMKAIGKVELPQEAFLAVLKIDG